AACCGGTACAGCTACATGCTTTAAATGCATACCGATAAATGTATCGCCGATATCCATTCCTGCATCTGCTGTAATAAACTCAATTACTACCGGATCTTTAAAATTGTGATACGCATACGTCGCTAATGCACCACCTGCTGATCTAACAGGCGTAACTGTTACAATTTCAAATTGATATTTCATCGCTACATCTCTCTCAACTACTAAAGCACGATTTAAATGCTCGCAACATTGAAACGCCAATTCAATACCTGTTCGCTCTTGAAATTGTTTTAATTCAGAAAAAATCGCCTCTGCCACTTCCATCGTTCCTGATGTTCCAATTCTTTCACCTAGCACTTCGCTCGTGCTACACCCCACTACAAAAATTTGGCCTCTTTGCAGCGTGGCTTGTTCTTGGAAATCAGAAAGCGACATTTGCAGCTGTTCTCTTACCTTTACGATTTCTGTCATTACGCCTCTTCCTTTCACAGGTTGGTTCACCAAATTATATTTCATAATACTTATAGTTAGAATCTATTACTTTGTTTCATACGTTTTAATTTTTCCTACGCGGTTTTCATGACGGCCACCTTCATAGTCAGTTGTTAGCCAAATTTTTGCGATATCACGCGCTAGACCAGCTCCAATTACACGCTCGCCCATTGCTAACATGTTAGTGTCATTATGCTCTCTCGTCGCTTTCGCACTGAAAGTATCATGAACTAATGCACAACGAATACCATTTACTTTGTTTGCTGCGATTGACATACCAATGCCTGTCCCGCAAACTAAAATGCCACGATCCACTTCACCATTTGCGACCATTTCTGCTGCTGGAAACGCAAAATCAGGGTAATCAACAGAACCAGCTTCACATTCACAACCTAAATCAATATATTCAATATTTAACTCTTCTAATAAACTTACAAGTTCTTTACGGATATTCATACCGCCGTGATCAGATGCTACTACTACTTTCATTTTTACCCCTCCAAAGTTTCAATCAATTATCTTCATTTCACACTCGCTACCTTAATGGAACGAAGTGATCTCCAATATCGTATTATACACGAAACATCAACCTTCTGAATGTTTTTTCAGTAAAGTTTGTACAAGTTTTTCCATCTCTTCTAACGTTTCTTTATAAATAGAAAGCGATTCGCCAAATGGATCTGAAATATCCTTACTTACACCCTCAGTTAATCCATATAATGTATCCAATTTCTTTTCAACACTCGGATAATGCCCAAGTACAATTTGCTTATGATTTTCCGTCATTGTTACTACAATATCCGCCCAATCAACCAACGTATCGTTTACCTGCTGTGCAGCATGATCGATTACAATTCCTTTTTCAGCTAGGGCTTCCTTTGCATGTACCGACGCATCGCTTCCAGGATAGGCGAAAACACCAGCAGATTGCACTTCAAATTTACCTTCTCCATAATGACGAAGCAAAGCCTCAGCCATCGGACTACGGCATGTATTTCCAGTGCAAACAAATAACACCCGTTTCATCTAAACCCACCCCTTTTTTTCTGTTTCCTACCATTTATCATAACGTACATTAGAATAGAACAAAAGAAATGTGAATATACGAAAGGCGCATTTCTCTTATATTTTTTCTAAGAAAAATGCGCCTTATCCACGTATATGTGAAACCCTATTTCCAAGCGCCCAAAGTATTTACCATACATAATGAACACACTACGAAACAAAATAAGGAATCCATTTCATACGAAACAGATTCCTTTCATACAATAATTATTTCATTGTAACTTTCATTACTTCTGTTGAACCTTTTGTAGCTGTTACACCTACAGTTGTCTTAATAGACTCAGCTGCATCTGTGTTTGTAATAACGATTGGAGTAATTGTGCTTTTCGCTTTTTCACGAATTAATTCTAAGTCGAATGAGATTAATTTATCTCCAGCTTTTACAGCTTGTCCTTCAGAAACGTGAGCTTCGAAACCTTCACCTTCCATTTTTACAGTTTCTAATCCAACGTGGATTAAAATTTCTGTACCGTTTTTCGCTTTAATTCCAATAGCATGTTTCGTGTGGAATAATTGTACGATTTCACCATCAACTGGAGATACAACTACACCTTCAGTAGGATCGATTGCAACACCGTCACCCATCATACGACCAGCGAATACTGGATCTGGTACTTCTTCAATATTTTTCACTGCTCCAGTTAATGGAGCTACGATTGTTTCTTCATTTGTTTTTGAACCAAAACCGAATAATTTTTTAAACATAGGATAGTCCTCCTTATAATTTACCTAAAAGTTTATAGGGCAATCTCTATTCAAGATCGAAATACACGTAAGACTTCATACTTCGAATGTTATACTGTAAAAACGCTTTCGAAATAAATCATGTCATTACTACTAGACTCTTATTGTAGCGCCTCACAAAATTCCAGTCAATTCTGATTGTCTGAATAACAATAAGAAGTTAACTTCTACTTATATTTTCTCTTTTTTTCACTTACTTGTCTAGAGGTCTTTACTACATTTTATTTTTTGTTGTTAATTTGTAAAACTTCTTTCAAATTTTTGTTGAAATCCACTTGACTAAAGTAAGTAACTATTTTATTATTACTTACATAAGATAAGTTAATAACTTTTAGGAGGTTTTTAAAATGATGGATATCGGTCTTCTTATTATTCGTCTTA
This Bacillus mycoides DNA region includes the following protein-coding sequences:
- the rpiB gene encoding ribose 5-phosphate isomerase B, coding for MKVVVASDHGGMNIRKELVSLLEELNIEYIDLGCECEAGSVDYPDFAFPAAEMVANGEVDRGILVCGTGIGMSIAANKVNGIRCALVHDTFSAKATREHNDTNMLAMGERVIGAGLARDIAKIWLTTDYEGGRHENRVGKIKTYETK
- a CDS encoding PTS sugar transporter subunit IIA, coding for MFKKLFGFGSKTNEETIVAPLTGAVKNIEEVPDPVFAGRMMGDGVAIDPTEGVVVSPVDGEIVQLFHTKHAIGIKAKNGTEILIHVGLETVKMEGEGFEAHVSEGQAVKAGDKLISFDLELIREKAKSTITPIVITNTDAAESIKTTVGVTATKGSTEVMKVTMK
- a CDS encoding low molecular weight protein arginine phosphatase; this encodes MKRVLFVCTGNTCRSPMAEALLRHYGEGKFEVQSAGVFAYPGSDASVHAKEALAEKGIVIDHAAQQVNDTLVDWADIVVTMTENHKQIVLGHYPSVEKKLDTLYGLTEGVSKDISDPFGESLSIYKETLEEMEKLVQTLLKKHSEG
- a CDS encoding TIGR01440 family protein produces the protein MTEIVKVREQLQMSLSDFQEQATLQRGQIFVVGCSTSEVLGERIGTSGTMEVAEAIFSELKQFQERTGIELAFQCCEHLNRALVVERDVAMKYQFEIVTVTPVRSAGGALATYAYHNFKDPVVIEFITADAGMDIGDTFIGMHLKHVAVPVRTSVKEIGSAHVTMAKTRGKLIGGARAVYAANEEAIPCR